In the genome of Montipora foliosa isolate CH-2021 chromosome 3, ASM3666993v2, whole genome shotgun sequence, one region contains:
- the LOC137995848 gene encoding tenascin-like, giving the protein MGECHCNDDYSYGDGRTWCEGGKYVRRCIFSSYKLCETGPLFHNSHCIWRIASGPEIVYCKCKKGYFGRAGVLGCLKAEDDQNGMRPCLTNYHCPHHLAFCNVQTKRCQCKTGLIGKGVHCEPESGRIACKTHSECPGYSYCKDTVCHCKFELLGNGKLCFRAPRKKCRNKSHCHAFARCMNGYCVCEDGPGNGAHCRKRFDLCYPVDPCGFNNHCATDLLTGDLWCICRIGVDKDGNCVECFTDGHCAHHKARCVNHRCECFDEMYRSEGRCTNWGVKPKTCVGDRNCHPDAKCIDGNCICQGRRLGDGVFCRKGLDCMDWQKDSCGPRGICLRDPFLNHLRDCKCFPGHYYLAHIAECVECKTNEECGVSGYCQYFLCKCKDELIKKGFTKTCLPAPLQKCKSHKECHEKAKCFMGKCICQNNFTGNGKFCREGELCSKEQVEQCGPNSKCISDPIIPDKPVCRCLKGYRMFNGSKCVDVDECKTLRAKCKDSRCVNTVGSYACTNCKHGFIDGHHGECVAMDECGGCGENEECYEGECYCADGYDFNALGQCFLPDEDSLLSNGRANPRSAQRFLSCLWMFFLGSLVH; this is encoded by the exons ATGGGAGAGTGTCATTGCAATGATGATTATTCTTACGGAGATGGGAGGACGTGGTGTGAAGGTGGTAAAT ATGTTCGTAGATGCATATTTTCCTCATATAAGCTATGTGAGACTGGGCCACTGTTCCATAACTCACACTGCATATGGAGAATAGCAAGTGGTCCTGAAATAGTTTATTGCAAATGTAAAAAGGGCTATTTTGGAAGAGCAGGAGtccttggatgtttaaaagccgAAG ATGATCAAAATGGCATGCGACCTTGTTTAACCAACTATCACTGTCCACATCATCTGGCCTTCTGCAATGTCCAGACCAAACGATGCCAGTGCAAAACAGGCTTAATTGGAAAAGGAGTTCATTGTGAGCCTG AATCTGGGCGCATCGCATGCAAGACACACAGCGAATGTCCTGGTTATTCATACTGTAAGGATACTGTTTGTCATTGTAAATTCGAACTTCTTGGTAATGGGAAACTCTGCTTTAGAG CTCCCCGAAAAAAGTGCAGAAACAAGTCACATTGTCATGCATTTGCTCGTTGTATGAACGGATATTGTGTCTGCGAAGATGGACCTGGAAACGGTGCACATTGCCGAAAGA GATTTGATCTTTGCTATCCAGTTGATCCATGCGGATTCAATAATCACTGCGCAACCGATCTTTTAACAGGAGATCTGTGGTGCATTTGTAGGATTGGAGTTGATAAAGATGGGAACTGCGTAG AGTGCTTTACAGACGGCCACTGCGCCCATCATAAAGCAAGATGCGTAAATCACAGATGTGAATGCTTTGATGAAATGTACCGAAGCGAGGGTCGTTGCACCAACTGGG GCGTGAAGCCTAAAACGTGCGTAGGCGACAGAAACTGCCATCCTGACGCTAAGTGCATAGACGGAAATTGCATTTGTCAAGGAAGACGCCTTGGAGATGGAGTGTTCTGTCGAA agggGTTAGATTGTATGGACTGGCAAAAAGACAGCTGTGGTCCCCGTGGTATATGTCTAAGGGATCCTTTCCTAAATCACCTGAGAGATTGCAAATGCTTTCCAGGTCATTACTATCTCGCGCACATCGCAGAGTGCGTAG AATGCAAAACCAATGAGGAATGTGGAGTTTCCGGTTATTGCCAGTATTTTCTCTGTAAGTGTAAAGATGAACTGATCAAAAAGGGATTCACAAAAACATGTTTACCTG CCCCTTTACAGAAGTGCAAGTCTCACAAGGAATGTCATGAAAAGGCAAAATGCTTTATGGGAAAATGCATCTGTCAGAATAACTTCACAGGAAATGGAAAATTCTGTAGGG AGGGTGAACTGTGTTCTAAAGAACAAGTGGAGCAGTGCGGTCCTAATTCCAAATGCATTAGCGATCCTATTATTCCTGACAAACCAGTCTGCAGATGTCTTAAGGGTTACAGAATGTTCAATGGGAGCAAGTGTGTTG ATGTTGACGAATGCAAGACTTTGAGGGCAAAGTGCAAAGATAGCCGCTGTGTTAACACAGTTGGGTCATACGCCTGTACTAATTGTAAACATGGTTTTATTGATGGACATCACGGAGAATGCGTAG CCATGGATGAGTGCGGTGGTTGTGGTGAAAATGAAGAGTGTTATGAAGGCGAATGTTATTGTGCTGACGGATATGACTTCAATGCACTCGGCCAATGTTTCTTGCCAGATGAAG ATTCATTATTGTCCAATGGCCGTGCCAACCCGCGCTCCGCCCAGCGCTTTCTCAGTTGCCTGTGGATGTTCTTTCTCGGGTCCTTGGTTCACTAA